The window ATAGATGATCACGTCCGGCACCTGCCAGCCGAGCTGCTCGACGATCTCGTACCCCATCGTCTTCTTGCCTTCGAGCCGGTACGGCTCCCGCAGCGTGCCGGCGTCGAAGATCGCGCCGCCGGAGTCGGCGACCAGCCCCGCGACGTGCCGTCCGGCGTCGCCGATCAGCCCGTCGACCAGGCGTAGGTCGGCCCCGGCGGCCACGCACTCGCGCCGGCAGATGGCCGGCGCGTCCAGCGGCATGACGATGGTCGCGCCCAGCCCGGCCCGCGCGGCGTAGGTGGCCCAGGCCGCGCCCGCGTTGCCGTTGGTGGGCATGGCGATGCGCGTCACGCCCAGCTCGCGCGCCCGGCTGACGCCCACCGCCGCGCCGCGCGCCTTGAACGAGCCGGTGGGCGTCAACCCCTCGTCCTTGACCAGCAGGTCCGCGATGCCGATCTCCGCGCCGTAGGTCGGGGTGCGCAGCAGCGGCGTCCAGCCCTCGCCCAGCGTGGTCTCGTGCCGGGGGTCGGCCACCGGCAGCAGTTCGCGGTAGCGCCACAGGTCGGCCGGGCGCAGCGGGAACCGTTCCGGGGTGAGCACCTTCGCCACCGCCGCCAGGTCGTAGCGGGCCAGCAGCGGGGACCCGCAGTCGCAGAGGTTGGTCAGCTTGGCGGCGTCGTGCTCCCGCCCGCAGCGCGGGCACTCCAGGTGCGTCAGGTACACGATGCTCCTCGCCGTCTCAGCTCGTGTCTCGGCTCGCGTCGATGCTCAGCCAGCGCCGGCTGCGCTCGCCCGGCTCGTAGACCGAGTCCAGGCGCTTCGCCACCACGCCGGGCAGCCCCTGCTCCCGCCCGGTCCGCAGCGCCTCCCGGCCGGCACCGGGGAACCACGGCGGAGTCTGCCAGTGCGGGCCGGCGAGCGCCAGGCCGTCGAGCAGCTCCCGGCGCTGCGCGTACGGCAGGTCGAGGCTGGTCACGCCCTCCATCCAGAGCAGATCGAAGATCAGGTACTGGGCGTCGGGGGTCCGGCGTCCGCCGCGCGCCGGCCGCACCCGGCCGGCCCGGTCGATGCGCACCAGGACGCCGTCCAGCACGGCCTCCGTGGGCGCCAGCTCCTCGGCCAGCTCCCGCAGCCAGGGGTACGTCCCGGAGACGTCCTCGTCGTCCTCCGCGAGCAGCCGCAGCCGCCCACCCGAGACGTACGCGACGGCGCGTACCCCGTCCCAGCGCAGCTCGTAGCCCCACTCCGGCTCGTCCGCCGGCAGCTTCGCCGCCCGGGTGGGGTGCATCGGACGGACCAGCTCCGGCATGCTCGTCCAGCCCTCGGGCGGCGGGTCGGTGCGCCGGACCATCCAGTCCCGCCCGCTTCTGCCGCCGGTGGCGAAGAGGACGTACCGCCCCGAGGTGCGCTCGCCGTCCAGCACGACGATCACCTCGTCGTCGCGCCACTTCTCGCAGTGGTAGGTGCCCTGGTCGTGGACGGTCATCCGGCCGCCGCCGTACTCGCCGGCCGGGATCTCGCCGTGGAAGTCGAGGTATTCCATCGGGTGGTCCTCG is drawn from Micromonospora sp. NBC_01740 and contains these coding sequences:
- a CDS encoding threonine synthase, translated to MYLTHLECPRCGREHDAAKLTNLCDCGSPLLARYDLAAVAKVLTPERFPLRPADLWRYRELLPVADPRHETTLGEGWTPLLRTPTYGAEIGIADLLVKDEGLTPTGSFKARGAAVGVSRARELGVTRIAMPTNGNAGAAWATYAARAGLGATIVMPLDAPAICRRECVAAGADLRLVDGLIGDAGRHVAGLVADSGGAIFDAGTLREPYRLEGKKTMGYEIVEQLGWQVPDVIIYPTGGGVGLIGIHKALHELRELGWIEDKLPRLVAVQSTGCAPIVRAFAAGEQRARPWADAHTVAFGITVPAPLGDELILDALRASAGTAIAVDDAEILADLRDFAAREGLLLCPEGAACLTAARHLRAGGWIRAGERVVVLNTGAGVKYPETVDVTDVPVLPA
- a CDS encoding DNA polymerase ligase N-terminal domain-containing protein; amino-acid sequence: MADPLEEYRRRRDAARTPEPVPKRPPGRKRPADGTARFVIQQHHARSLHWDLRLEHEGVLASWAVPRGLPRDTGRNHLAVHTEDHPMEYLDFHGEIPAGEYGGGRMTVHDQGTYHCEKWRDDEVIVVLDGERTSGRYVLFATGGRSGRDWMVRRTDPPPEGWTSMPELVRPMHPTRAAKLPADEPEWGYELRWDGVRAVAYVSGGRLRLLAEDDEDVSGTYPWLRELAEELAPTEAVLDGVLVRIDRAGRVRPARGGRRTPDAQYLIFDLLWMEGVTSLDLPYAQRRELLDGLALAGPHWQTPPWFPGAGREALRTGREQGLPGVVAKRLDSVYEPGERSRRWLSIDASRDTS